In Vibrio sp. NTOU-M3, the following proteins share a genomic window:
- a CDS encoding GFA family protein, translated as MEKIRTAECSCGQVSLVCKGEPIRTAICHCFECQKRTGSVFGVQARFLEHQVRHDGEVASFSRISDSGGNVTYSFCPRCGTTMLLHLENAPEFIVIPIGVFKQQDLPTPSFSIYEKRQFGWVSFDCQMKHYD; from the coding sequence ATGGAAAAAATCAGAACAGCTGAATGCAGTTGTGGTCAAGTTTCGCTGGTATGTAAAGGGGAACCAATACGCACAGCAATATGTCATTGCTTTGAATGTCAAAAACGTACCGGAAGTGTTTTTGGCGTACAGGCTCGATTCTTAGAGCACCAAGTTCGTCATGATGGTGAGGTTGCGTCTTTTAGTCGCATCAGTGATAGCGGTGGTAATGTTACCTATTCTTTCTGCCCTCGCTGTGGAACAACCATGTTATTGCACTTGGAAAACGCTCCAGAATTTATCGTGATTCCCATCGGAGTGTTTAAACAACAAGATTTACCAACACCAAGCTTTTCTATCTACGAAAAAAGGCAATTTGGCTGGGTAAGTTTTGATTGTCAGATGAAACATTACGATTGA
- a CDS encoding YoaK family protein, whose product MISKLPRWVEYGAFLLASLAGIVNAIGLLGFQHQAVSHISGTVTLLGTSLETLDGRTLHLFMIVFSFMLGAVLSGTFIESTALKLGRRYGVALCIEGGLLYIAYLLLKDNSVYGQYFASAACGLQNAMLTTFSGAVVRTTHLTGIVTDLGLMIGARLRGQPFDYRKAKLFLFIFLGFLSGGVLGAKLFAAYSLGALLLPVFLSLAIAFSYWTYLLIKTNNNKPNLQQ is encoded by the coding sequence TTGATTTCTAAACTTCCACGCTGGGTAGAATATGGAGCTTTTCTACTGGCCTCTCTCGCAGGGATTGTAAACGCAATCGGTTTACTAGGATTTCAACATCAAGCAGTCTCTCACATATCAGGTACGGTAACACTTCTTGGTACAAGCCTTGAGACTTTAGACGGCCGAACTTTACACTTATTTATGATTGTCTTTAGCTTCATGCTTGGCGCCGTCTTAAGTGGCACATTTATCGAAAGCACTGCTCTAAAGTTAGGCCGCCGCTACGGTGTTGCCTTGTGTATTGAGGGTGGGCTTCTCTATATTGCCTACCTTCTGTTGAAAGACAATTCAGTTTACGGTCAATACTTTGCTTCAGCCGCATGTGGTTTACAAAATGCCATGCTGACCACATTTAGCGGAGCTGTTGTTCGAACGACTCATTTAACAGGTATCGTCACCGACTTAGGGCTAATGATTGGCGCTCGTCTAAGAGGACAACCTTTTGATTACCGCAAAGCTAAGCTATTTCTATTCATTTTCCTTGGTTTTTTATCCGGAGGCGTACTTGGAGCTAAGCTCTTTGCTGCGTACTCTTTAGGCGCACTGCTCCTCCCAGTATTCCTATCTTTAGCAATTGCTTTTAGTTACTGGACTTACTTATTGATAAAAACCAACAACAACAAACCCAATTTGCAACAATAA